Proteins from one Bactrocera neohumeralis isolate Rockhampton chromosome 3, APGP_CSIRO_Bneo_wtdbg2-racon-allhic-juicebox.fasta_v2, whole genome shotgun sequence genomic window:
- the LOC126753645 gene encoding nicotinate phosphoribosyltransferase isoform X2: MSQLQSSNSGGQFMDRGRMNQNGVVQPLLTDLYQITMAYAYWKSGKTDDQSVFDLFFRTNPFHGEFTIFAGLEECLKFLDSFHYSDSDIDYLRQTLPEGVENDFFEYLASLTAKDVTLYAIDEGTVAFPRVPIIKVEGPLIIVQLLETTLLTLVNYASLMATNAARYRMVAGKHVKLLEFGLRRAQGPDGGLSASKYSYTGGFDGTSNVLAGKLFNIPVKGTHAHAYITSFSGIGELKTRLLRHKTTGITGDLLDHAVRHRQALAHVLDVSQEESSEGELAAMVSYAIAFPDGFMALVDTYDVKRSGLLNFCAVALALNDLGYHAVGIRIDSGDLAYLSCLARETFEKVAERFKVPWFNKLTIVASNDINEDTILSLNEQGHKIDCFGIGTHLVTCQRQPALGCVYKLVEINGQPRIKLSQDVEKVTMPGNKNAYRLYSADGHALIDLLQKVSEPPPSVGQKVLCRHPFQESKRAYVIPSHVELLYKVYWKDGKITQQLPTLEQVREKVKISLKTLRNDHKRTLNPTPYKVAVSDNLYNFIHDLWLQNAPIGELS; the protein is encoded by the exons ATGAGTCAACTCCAAAGTTCTAATTCGGGTGGTCAATTTATGGATCGGGGGCGCATGAATCAAAATGGTGTTGTCCAGCCTCTTTTAACAG ATCTATATCAGATTACGATGGCATACGCTTATTGGAAGTCGGGAAAAACTGATGACCAATCGGTATTTGATTTGTTCTTTCGAACGAATCCATTTCATGGAGAATTCACCATATTTGCTGGACTGGAGGAATGTCTAAAATTTTTAGATAGTTTCCACTACTCAGATAGCG ATATTGACTATCTGAGGCAGACATTACCCGAAGGTgtagaaaatgatttttttgaatacTTAGCCAGTTTGACGGCAAAAGATGTTACCTTATACGCCATCGATGAGGGTACAGTGGCTTTTCCAAG ggTACCTATTATCAAAGTTGAAGGACCTTTGATAATTGTGCAGCTTTTGGAAACAACATTATTGACGTTGGTGAATTATGCGAG tTTAATGGCAACGAATGCTGCTCGTTATCGTATGGTGGCTGGAAAACATGTGAAACTTTTAGAATTCGGCCTACGTCGTGCTCAAGGCCCAGATGGAGGATTATCGGCATCAAAATATTCTTATACTG GTGGCTTTGATGGAACATCTAACGTACTGGCAGGAAAACTATTCAATATACCTGTTAAGGGCACCCATGCGCATGCTTATATAACGTCATTTTCTGGAATTGGAGAGTTAAAAACACGTTTATTAAGACATAAGACAACAG gTATAACTGGTGATCTATTGGATCACGCTGTCCGACATCGGCAGGCATTGGCCCATGTGCTCGACGTATCCCAGGAGGAGTCTAGTGAAGGCGAATTGGCGGCAATGGTGTCCTATGCAATAGCGTTTCCCGATGGATTCATGGCGCTAGTCGATACGTACGATGTTAAGAG AAGCGGGCTTTTAAATTTCTGTGCTGTTGCATTGGCGCTCAACGATTTAGGCTACCATGCAGTTGGTATTCGCATCGACTCCGGAGATTTGGCTTACTTATCTTGCTTGGCACGCGAAACTTTCGAAAAGGTCGCCGAAAGGTTTAAGGTGCCATGGTTCAATAAGTTAACAATTGTTGCATCGAATGACATCAATGAAGACACCATTCTCAGCTTGAATGAGCAGGGTCacaaaattgattgtttcggAATCGGTACTCATTTAG TAACATGCCAAAGACAGCCAGCCCTCGGTTGTGTGTACAAGCTAGTTGAAATAAATGGACAACCACGCATTAAATTGAGCCAAGATGTCGAAAAGGTCACAATGCCGGGAAACAAGAACGCTTACAG ATTATACAGTGCTGATGGACATGCACTAATTGATTTACTACAGAAGGTTTCGGAGCCGCCTCCAAGTGTTGGTCAAAAAGTTTTGTGCCGTCATCCCTTCCAGGAGTCAAAGCGGGCTTACGTAATTCCCTCCCATGTTGAATTGTTGTACAAAGTATATTGGAAGGACGGCAAAATTACACAACAGTTGCCCACATTAGAACAAGTGCGCGAAAAGGTAAAGATTTCGCTTAAAACCCTGCGGAATGATCACAAGCGCACACTCAACCCAACGCCCTATAAg GTGGCCGTCAGCGACAATTTATACAACTTTATACACGATTTGTGGCTGCAAAACGCACCGATTGGCGAACTCTCATga
- the LOC126753645 gene encoding nicotinate phosphoribosyltransferase isoform X1, whose translation MSQLQSSNSGGQFMDRGRMNQNGVVQPLLTDLYQITMAYAYWKSGKTDDQSVFDLFFRTNPFHGEFTIFAGLEECLKFLDSFHYSDSDIDYLRQTLPEGVENDFFEYLASLTAKDVTLYAIDEGTVAFPRVPIIKVEGPLIIVQLLETTLLTLVNYASLMATNAARYRMVAGKHVKLLEFGLRRAQGPDGGLSASKYSYTGGFDGTSNVLAGKLFNIPVKGTHAHAYITSFSGIGELKTRLLRHKTTGITGDLLDHAVRHRQALAHVLDVSQEESSEGELAAMVSYAIAFPDGFMALVDTYDVKSKVQTSKSSKDKSVTINYDIPINLPQSNGHILQETVNGYFTANDVHARNESLVASNERPCIGALLDLNDAVESSTHLNSASKPNIISRNATTDRQTLTSSAPNTYLPKYVAKSFRSGLLNFCAVALALNDLGYHAVGIRIDSGDLAYLSCLARETFEKVAERFKVPWFNKLTIVASNDINEDTILSLNEQGHKIDCFGIGTHLVTCQRQPALGCVYKLVEINGQPRIKLSQDVEKVTMPGNKNAYRLYSADGHALIDLLQKVSEPPPSVGQKVLCRHPFQESKRAYVIPSHVELLYKVYWKDGKITQQLPTLEQVREKVKISLKTLRNDHKRTLNPTPYKVAVSDNLYNFIHDLWLQNAPIGELS comes from the exons ATGAGTCAACTCCAAAGTTCTAATTCGGGTGGTCAATTTATGGATCGGGGGCGCATGAATCAAAATGGTGTTGTCCAGCCTCTTTTAACAG ATCTATATCAGATTACGATGGCATACGCTTATTGGAAGTCGGGAAAAACTGATGACCAATCGGTATTTGATTTGTTCTTTCGAACGAATCCATTTCATGGAGAATTCACCATATTTGCTGGACTGGAGGAATGTCTAAAATTTTTAGATAGTTTCCACTACTCAGATAGCG ATATTGACTATCTGAGGCAGACATTACCCGAAGGTgtagaaaatgatttttttgaatacTTAGCCAGTTTGACGGCAAAAGATGTTACCTTATACGCCATCGATGAGGGTACAGTGGCTTTTCCAAG ggTACCTATTATCAAAGTTGAAGGACCTTTGATAATTGTGCAGCTTTTGGAAACAACATTATTGACGTTGGTGAATTATGCGAG tTTAATGGCAACGAATGCTGCTCGTTATCGTATGGTGGCTGGAAAACATGTGAAACTTTTAGAATTCGGCCTACGTCGTGCTCAAGGCCCAGATGGAGGATTATCGGCATCAAAATATTCTTATACTG GTGGCTTTGATGGAACATCTAACGTACTGGCAGGAAAACTATTCAATATACCTGTTAAGGGCACCCATGCGCATGCTTATATAACGTCATTTTCTGGAATTGGAGAGTTAAAAACACGTTTATTAAGACATAAGACAACAG gTATAACTGGTGATCTATTGGATCACGCTGTCCGACATCGGCAGGCATTGGCCCATGTGCTCGACGTATCCCAGGAGGAGTCTAGTGAAGGCGAATTGGCGGCAATGGTGTCCTATGCAATAGCGTTTCCCGATGGATTCATGGCGCTAGTCGATACGTACGATGTTAAGAG CAAAGTACAAACTTCGAAGTCAAGCAAAGACAAAAGTGTGACAATCAATTACGATATTCCTATCAACTTGCCACAATCTAATGGCCACATTCTGCAGGAGACAGTTAATGGATATTTTACCGCAAATGACGTGCATGCGAGAAATGAAAGTCTAGTTGCTTCGAATGAAAGACCATGTATTGGTGCATTACTGGACCTTAATGATGCAGTTGAATCAAGTACGCACTTAAATTCAGCCAGTAAACCTAATATCATTTCTAGAAACGCGACAACAGATAGACAAACTCTAACTTCTTCTGCTCCAAACACGTATCTGCCAAAATATGTCGCGAAGTCATTCAG AAGCGGGCTTTTAAATTTCTGTGCTGTTGCATTGGCGCTCAACGATTTAGGCTACCATGCAGTTGGTATTCGCATCGACTCCGGAGATTTGGCTTACTTATCTTGCTTGGCACGCGAAACTTTCGAAAAGGTCGCCGAAAGGTTTAAGGTGCCATGGTTCAATAAGTTAACAATTGTTGCATCGAATGACATCAATGAAGACACCATTCTCAGCTTGAATGAGCAGGGTCacaaaattgattgtttcggAATCGGTACTCATTTAG TAACATGCCAAAGACAGCCAGCCCTCGGTTGTGTGTACAAGCTAGTTGAAATAAATGGACAACCACGCATTAAATTGAGCCAAGATGTCGAAAAGGTCACAATGCCGGGAAACAAGAACGCTTACAG ATTATACAGTGCTGATGGACATGCACTAATTGATTTACTACAGAAGGTTTCGGAGCCGCCTCCAAGTGTTGGTCAAAAAGTTTTGTGCCGTCATCCCTTCCAGGAGTCAAAGCGGGCTTACGTAATTCCCTCCCATGTTGAATTGTTGTACAAAGTATATTGGAAGGACGGCAAAATTACACAACAGTTGCCCACATTAGAACAAGTGCGCGAAAAGGTAAAGATTTCGCTTAAAACCCTGCGGAATGATCACAAGCGCACACTCAACCCAACGCCCTATAAg GTGGCCGTCAGCGACAATTTATACAACTTTATACACGATTTGTGGCTGCAAAACGCACCGATTGGCGAACTCTCATga
- the LOC126753645 gene encoding nicotinate phosphoribosyltransferase isoform X3, translating to MSQLQSSNSGGQFMDRGRMNQNGVVQPLLTDLYQITMAYAYWKSGKTDDQSVFDLFFRTNPFHGEFTIFAGLEECLKFLDSFHYSDSDIDYLRQTLPEGVENDFFEYLASLTAKDVTLYAIDEGTVAFPRVPIIKVEGPLIIVQLLETTLLTLVNYASLMATNAARYRMVAGKHVKLLEFGLRRAQGPDGGLSASKYSYTGGFDGTSNVLAGKLFNIPVKGTHAHAYITSFSGIGELKTRLLRHKTTGITGDLLDHAVRHRQALAHVLDVSQEESSEGELAAMVSYAIAFPDGFMALVDTSGLLNFCAVALALNDLGYHAVGIRIDSGDLAYLSCLARETFEKVAERFKVPWFNKLTIVASNDINEDTILSLNEQGHKIDCFGIGTHLVTCQRQPALGCVYKLVEINGQPRIKLSQDVEKVTMPGNKNAYRLYSADGHALIDLLQKVSEPPPSVGQKVLCRHPFQESKRAYVIPSHVELLYKVYWKDGKITQQLPTLEQVREKVKISLKTLRNDHKRTLNPTPYKVAVSDNLYNFIHDLWLQNAPIGELS from the exons ATGAGTCAACTCCAAAGTTCTAATTCGGGTGGTCAATTTATGGATCGGGGGCGCATGAATCAAAATGGTGTTGTCCAGCCTCTTTTAACAG ATCTATATCAGATTACGATGGCATACGCTTATTGGAAGTCGGGAAAAACTGATGACCAATCGGTATTTGATTTGTTCTTTCGAACGAATCCATTTCATGGAGAATTCACCATATTTGCTGGACTGGAGGAATGTCTAAAATTTTTAGATAGTTTCCACTACTCAGATAGCG ATATTGACTATCTGAGGCAGACATTACCCGAAGGTgtagaaaatgatttttttgaatacTTAGCCAGTTTGACGGCAAAAGATGTTACCTTATACGCCATCGATGAGGGTACAGTGGCTTTTCCAAG ggTACCTATTATCAAAGTTGAAGGACCTTTGATAATTGTGCAGCTTTTGGAAACAACATTATTGACGTTGGTGAATTATGCGAG tTTAATGGCAACGAATGCTGCTCGTTATCGTATGGTGGCTGGAAAACATGTGAAACTTTTAGAATTCGGCCTACGTCGTGCTCAAGGCCCAGATGGAGGATTATCGGCATCAAAATATTCTTATACTG GTGGCTTTGATGGAACATCTAACGTACTGGCAGGAAAACTATTCAATATACCTGTTAAGGGCACCCATGCGCATGCTTATATAACGTCATTTTCTGGAATTGGAGAGTTAAAAACACGTTTATTAAGACATAAGACAACAG gTATAACTGGTGATCTATTGGATCACGCTGTCCGACATCGGCAGGCATTGGCCCATGTGCTCGACGTATCCCAGGAGGAGTCTAGTGAAGGCGAATTGGCGGCAATGGTGTCCTATGCAATAGCGTTTCCCGATGGATTCATGGCGCTAGTCGATAC AAGCGGGCTTTTAAATTTCTGTGCTGTTGCATTGGCGCTCAACGATTTAGGCTACCATGCAGTTGGTATTCGCATCGACTCCGGAGATTTGGCTTACTTATCTTGCTTGGCACGCGAAACTTTCGAAAAGGTCGCCGAAAGGTTTAAGGTGCCATGGTTCAATAAGTTAACAATTGTTGCATCGAATGACATCAATGAAGACACCATTCTCAGCTTGAATGAGCAGGGTCacaaaattgattgtttcggAATCGGTACTCATTTAG TAACATGCCAAAGACAGCCAGCCCTCGGTTGTGTGTACAAGCTAGTTGAAATAAATGGACAACCACGCATTAAATTGAGCCAAGATGTCGAAAAGGTCACAATGCCGGGAAACAAGAACGCTTACAG ATTATACAGTGCTGATGGACATGCACTAATTGATTTACTACAGAAGGTTTCGGAGCCGCCTCCAAGTGTTGGTCAAAAAGTTTTGTGCCGTCATCCCTTCCAGGAGTCAAAGCGGGCTTACGTAATTCCCTCCCATGTTGAATTGTTGTACAAAGTATATTGGAAGGACGGCAAAATTACACAACAGTTGCCCACATTAGAACAAGTGCGCGAAAAGGTAAAGATTTCGCTTAAAACCCTGCGGAATGATCACAAGCGCACACTCAACCCAACGCCCTATAAg GTGGCCGTCAGCGACAATTTATACAACTTTATACACGATTTGTGGCTGCAAAACGCACCGATTGGCGAACTCTCATga